In a genomic window of Saccharothrix sp. HUAS TT1:
- a CDS encoding ABC transporter ATP-binding protein, with protein sequence MHDGTGRIVVQNLTKQFGPVAAVQNLSFTVEPGSVTGFLGPNGAGKTTTLRMLLGLVTPTAGIGLINGRPFDQLGNPARVVGAVLEAQGFHPKRTARNHLRVYAAAIGMPDSRAEQVLQLVGLGAAGDRRAGGFSLGMKQRLALATALIGDPQILVLDEPANGLDPEGIAWLRTFLQSYARSGRTVLISSHLLAEVEQTVDQVVIISRGQTMYYGPLDHLRAQQQGRVLVQPSDVGALVTALREDGIAAVEQLPDGRIAVTGVEAKQVADTALKAGVSIYGIQEEKADLERLFFQLTNGQYAAPGLGQQQYQQPPPGYQQQYQQPPQGYQQQQYQQGYQQQYQQPPQGYQPPPPGHQPPPQDNPYGQHGQGGLGGGA encoded by the coding sequence GTGCACGACGGCACTGGCCGCATCGTGGTGCAGAACTTGACCAAGCAGTTCGGTCCGGTCGCAGCGGTGCAGAATCTGAGCTTCACGGTGGAACCCGGTTCGGTGACCGGCTTCCTCGGCCCCAACGGGGCGGGCAAGACCACGACGCTGCGCATGCTGCTCGGCCTGGTGACCCCGACCGCGGGCATCGGGCTGATCAACGGCAGGCCGTTCGACCAGCTCGGCAACCCGGCCCGGGTCGTCGGCGCGGTGCTGGAGGCGCAGGGCTTCCACCCCAAGCGCACGGCCCGCAACCACCTGCGGGTCTACGCCGCCGCGATCGGCATGCCCGACTCGCGCGCGGAGCAGGTGCTCCAGCTCGTCGGCCTCGGCGCGGCGGGCGACCGCCGGGCGGGCGGCTTCTCGCTGGGCATGAAGCAGCGGCTGGCCCTGGCCACCGCGCTGATCGGCGACCCGCAGATCCTGGTGCTCGACGAGCCGGCCAACGGGCTGGACCCGGAGGGCATCGCGTGGCTGCGGACGTTCCTGCAGTCCTACGCGCGCAGCGGGCGGACCGTGCTGATCTCCAGCCACCTGCTGGCCGAGGTCGAGCAGACGGTGGACCAGGTGGTCATCATCAGCCGCGGGCAGACCATGTACTACGGGCCGCTGGACCACCTGCGCGCCCAGCAGCAGGGCCGGGTGCTCGTGCAGCCGTCCGACGTCGGCGCGCTGGTCACGGCGCTGCGCGAGGACGGGATCGCCGCGGTCGAGCAGCTGCCGGACGGCCGCATCGCGGTCACCGGCGTCGAGGCCAAGCAGGTCGCGGACACCGCGCTGAAGGCGGGCGTGTCGATCTACGGCATCCAGGAGGAGAAGGCCGACCTGGAGCGGCTGTTCTTCCAGCTCACCAACGGCCAGTACGCGGCGCCGGGCCTGGGCCAGCAGCAGTACCAGCAACCACCGCCCGGTTACCAGCAGCAGTACCAGCAGCCCCCGCAGGGCTATCAGCAGCAGCAGTACCAGCAGGGCTACCAACAGCAGTACCAACAGCCCCCTCAGGGCTACCAACCACCACCGCCGGGACACCAGCCGCCGCCGCAGGACAACCCGTACGGTCAGCACGGTCAGGGCGGCCTCGGGGGCGGTGCGTGA
- a CDS encoding ABC transporter ATP-binding protein has product MTRSDGWIRRLASACWQHRSLVVWSVLAAVVGVGLQAVGPLLIKVAVDDAVAGRTDRLAWLAVVLVALELLTFGTAFVRRYLGGRLAVDVQHDLRQAVFGAVQRLDGPKQDALRTGQVVSRSITDLQLVNSLLSMTPLAFGTVVFALAALVAMFWLSPLLTVIALVIVPAVGVVAARSRLTLFPATWSAQQRAADVAQHVEETVTGVRVVKGFGQEAREVARLESRARLLFAERMRAARLTARPSATLNALPYLGQVAVLALGGWMAMRGEVTLGTFLAFATYVATLVGPSRLLASLMVTAQLARAGVERVYELVDSQPDVVDGDRDVPAGPVAVELRDVVFGYARSEPVLSGVSLRVEPGETLAVVGTAGSGKSTVSLLLPRFYDVHEGSVSVGGVDVRELRLSSLRRTVGTVFEEAFLFSDTVRANIAYGLPDASDEQVRAAARAAEAHEFIEALPKGYDTVVGERGLTLSGGQRQRVALARALLSDPRVLVLDDATSAVDNATEAAIHRTLAAVTAERTTVLIAHRRSSLSLADRIAVLDAGRVVDIGTHAELHRRCRLYRDLLAGPGEAIEQVDPRADAHLEPGPDGTTPALWPDSDDDELAVRAANRTPTGKLSRGGGGTSALLGGTPPTPDLMARVHALPPAEDEPTLAGEDPRAPDPGFRLRTLLRPVRWAMLAVAGVLLVDTALAVASPNLVRLGVDQGVVGGRAGWLWTAVAISFALVVAGWAAAAIGAVVTSRVGERLLYLLRVRSYAHLQRLGLDYYEREMAGRIMTRMTTDVDALSSFLQTGLTTFVISVLTVFGIAVALVLTDPGLALVALAVLPILLIATAIFQRLSSAAYAEARERVSAVNADLQENVSGLRVSQAYTREARSAEAFAERSDAYRKSRIRAQRYIATYFPFLSLLSGVAQAAILVVGAYRVADGTLSPGVLLAFVLYLGLFFSPLYQLSGVFDGYQQARVGLSRIGDLLRTPTTVPPAEHPVPVTALRGEVELRNVTFAYQDTTTPAVRDISLHVRPGETVALVGATGAGKSTLVKLVARFYDATEGQVLVDGVDLRDYDLPALRQRLGIVPQEAHLFGGDIAENVAYGNPDATRADIEAAVRAVGALPVIASLPNAFHQQVGERGQALSAGQRQLVALARAELVQPTILLLDEATAALDPSTEATVLAANDHLSGSRTTFVVAHRLATAARADRIVVLAEGRIVEQGTHDDLLQANGPYATLWSHGANHEPTELTPTH; this is encoded by the coding sequence GTGACTCGTTCCGACGGCTGGATCCGCAGGCTCGCCTCCGCGTGCTGGCAGCACCGCTCCCTGGTGGTGTGGTCGGTGCTGGCCGCCGTCGTCGGCGTCGGCCTGCAGGCCGTCGGGCCCCTGCTGATCAAGGTCGCGGTGGACGACGCCGTGGCCGGCCGCACGGACCGGCTCGCGTGGCTGGCCGTCGTCCTGGTCGCCCTGGAGCTGCTGACCTTCGGCACCGCGTTCGTGCGCCGCTACCTGGGCGGCCGGCTGGCCGTCGACGTGCAGCACGACCTGCGCCAAGCCGTGTTCGGCGCCGTGCAGCGGCTGGACGGGCCCAAGCAGGACGCGCTGCGCACCGGCCAGGTCGTGTCCCGCTCGATCACCGACCTGCAACTGGTCAACAGCCTGCTGTCGATGACGCCGCTGGCCTTCGGCACGGTGGTGTTCGCGCTGGCGGCCCTGGTGGCGATGTTCTGGCTGTCACCGCTGCTGACCGTGATCGCGCTGGTGATCGTGCCCGCCGTCGGGGTGGTCGCGGCGCGCAGCAGGCTGACGCTGTTCCCGGCCACCTGGTCGGCGCAGCAGCGCGCGGCGGACGTGGCGCAGCACGTCGAGGAGACCGTCACCGGCGTGCGGGTGGTGAAGGGCTTCGGGCAGGAGGCGCGCGAGGTCGCCCGGCTGGAGTCGCGGGCCAGGCTGCTGTTCGCCGAGCGGATGCGCGCGGCCCGGCTGACCGCGCGCCCGTCGGCCACGTTGAACGCGCTGCCCTACCTGGGGCAGGTCGCGGTGCTCGCCCTCGGCGGGTGGATGGCGATGCGCGGCGAGGTCACGCTGGGCACGTTCCTGGCGTTCGCGACCTACGTGGCGACCCTGGTCGGCCCGTCCAGGCTGCTGGCGAGCCTGATGGTGACCGCCCAGCTGGCCCGCGCGGGCGTCGAGCGGGTGTACGAGCTGGTCGACTCCCAGCCGGACGTGGTGGACGGCGACCGCGACGTCCCGGCCGGTCCGGTGGCGGTCGAGCTGCGGGACGTGGTGTTCGGGTACGCGCGCAGCGAGCCGGTGCTGTCCGGGGTGTCGCTGCGGGTCGAGCCGGGCGAGACGCTGGCGGTCGTCGGCACGGCGGGTTCGGGCAAGTCGACGGTGTCGCTGCTGCTGCCCCGGTTCTACGACGTGCACGAGGGCTCGGTGTCGGTCGGCGGGGTCGACGTGCGGGAGCTGCGGCTGTCGTCGCTGCGGCGGACCGTGGGCACGGTGTTCGAGGAGGCTTTCCTGTTCTCCGACACCGTGCGGGCCAACATCGCCTACGGCCTGCCGGACGCGTCCGACGAGCAGGTGCGCGCGGCGGCGCGGGCGGCCGAGGCGCACGAGTTCATCGAGGCCCTGCCGAAGGGCTACGACACCGTCGTCGGCGAACGCGGCCTCACCCTCTCCGGCGGCCAGCGCCAACGGGTGGCGCTGGCCAGGGCGCTCCTCTCCGACCCCCGCGTCCTCGTCCTGGACGACGCCACGTCAGCCGTGGACAACGCCACCGAGGCCGCCATCCACCGCACGCTGGCCGCCGTCACCGCCGAGCGCACCACCGTCCTGATCGCGCACCGGCGGTCGTCGCTGTCCCTGGCCGACCGCATCGCCGTCCTGGACGCGGGCCGCGTGGTCGACATCGGCACCCACGCCGAACTGCACCGCCGCTGCCGCCTCTACCGCGACCTGCTCGCCGGGCCCGGCGAGGCGATCGAGCAGGTCGACCCGAGGGCCGACGCCCACCTGGAACCGGGCCCCGACGGCACCACCCCGGCCCTGTGGCCCGACTCCGACGACGACGAACTGGCCGTGCGGGCCGCGAACAGGACCCCCACCGGCAAGCTCTCCCGAGGTGGCGGCGGCACGTCCGCGCTGCTCGGCGGCACCCCGCCGACCCCGGACCTGATGGCCCGCGTGCACGCCCTCCCGCCGGCCGAGGACGAGCCGACCCTGGCGGGCGAGGATCCCCGCGCCCCCGACCCCGGCTTCCGCCTGCGCACCCTGCTCCGCCCGGTCCGCTGGGCGATGCTCGCCGTCGCCGGCGTGCTGCTGGTCGACACGGCCCTGGCCGTCGCCTCGCCCAACCTGGTCCGCCTGGGCGTCGACCAGGGCGTCGTCGGCGGCCGGGCGGGCTGGCTCTGGACGGCCGTGGCCATCAGCTTCGCCCTGGTCGTCGCGGGTTGGGCAGCCGCCGCGATCGGCGCCGTGGTCACGTCCCGGGTCGGCGAGCGCCTGCTCTACCTGTTGCGCGTGCGCAGCTACGCCCACCTGCAAAGACTGGGGCTGGACTACTACGAGCGCGAGATGGCCGGCCGGATCATGACCCGGATGACCACCGACGTCGACGCCCTGTCCAGCTTCCTGCAGACGGGCCTGACCACCTTCGTCATCAGCGTGCTGACCGTGTTCGGCATCGCCGTCGCCCTGGTCCTCACCGACCCCGGCCTGGCCCTGGTCGCGCTCGCCGTGCTGCCGATCCTGCTGATCGCCACGGCCATCTTCCAACGCCTCTCCTCCGCCGCCTACGCCGAGGCCCGCGAACGCGTCAGCGCCGTCAACGCCGACCTCCAGGAGAACGTCTCGGGCCTGCGCGTCTCCCAGGCGTACACCCGGGAAGCCCGCTCCGCCGAGGCCTTCGCCGAGCGCAGCGACGCCTACCGCAAGTCCCGCATCCGGGCCCAGCGCTACATCGCCACCTACTTCCCGTTCCTCTCGCTCCTGTCCGGCGTCGCCCAGGCCGCGATCCTCGTGGTCGGCGCCTACCGGGTGGCCGACGGCACCCTGTCCCCCGGCGTCCTGCTGGCGTTCGTGCTGTACCTGGGCCTGTTCTTCTCGCCGCTGTACCAGCTGTCCGGCGTCTTCGACGGCTACCAGCAGGCCAGGGTCGGCCTGAGCCGGATCGGCGACCTGCTCCGCACCCCGACCACCGTGCCGCCCGCCGAGCACCCGGTCCCCGTCACCGCGCTGCGCGGCGAGGTCGAGCTGCGCAACGTCACGTTCGCCTACCAGGACACCACCACCCCCGCTGTGCGGGACATCTCCCTGCACGTGCGGCCGGGCGAAACCGTCGCCCTGGTCGGCGCCACCGGCGCCGGCAAGTCCACCCTGGTCAAGCTCGTCGCCAGGTTCTACGACGCCACCGAGGGCCAGGTCCTGGTCGACGGCGTGGACCTGCGCGACTACGACCTGCCCGCCCTGCGCCAACGCCTGGGCATCGTCCCCCAGGAGGCCCACCTCTTCGGCGGCGACATCGCCGAGAACGTCGCCTACGGCAACCCCGACGCCACCCGTGCCGACATCGAGGCAGCGGTCCGCGCGGTGGGCGCCCTCCCCGTCATCGCCTCCCTGCCCAACGCCTTCCACCAACAAGTGGGCGAACGCGGCCAAGCCCTCTCCGCCGGCCAACGCCAACTGGTCGCCCTGGCCCGCGCCGAACTGGTCCAACCGACGATCCTCCTGCTGGACGAAGCCACTGCCGCCCTGGACCCGTCCACCGAAGCCACCGTCCTCGCCGCCAACGACCACCTGTCCGGCTCCCGAACCACCTTCGTCGTCGCCCACCGCCTAGCCACCGCCGCCCGCGCCGACCGGATCGTCGTCCTCGCCGAAGGCCGAATCGTCGAACAGGGCACCCACGACGACCTGCTCCAGGCCAACGGCCCCTACGCCACCCTCTGGTCCCACGGCGCCAACCACGAACCAACCGAACTAACCCCCACCCACTAA